From a single Nicotiana tabacum cultivar K326 chromosome 8, ASM71507v2, whole genome shotgun sequence genomic region:
- the LOC107786862 gene encoding uncharacterized protein LOC107786862 has protein sequence MLDLSNQSQSIQVAFEKQSEKQKSEYRIRLNASIDVARFLLDFELSFRSHDKSESLKKKAFFLGLLEWLENRLPSLDRVILKHALKNDMMASPEIQKNIVSACAQETMKAIIDDMDGDYFKILVDESKNISHHEQMVLALRYVEKKCQVNEPFIGLVRVSDTSAKSLKEAILSLLVKH, from the coding sequence ATGCTAGACTTGTCAAATCAATCTCAATCAATTCAAGTTGCTTTTGAAAAGCAATCTGAGAAACAAAAAAGTGAATATCGAATTCGTTTAAATGCCTCGATCGATGTTGCAAGGTTTCTCTTGGACTTTGAATTGTCTTTTCGAAGCCACGATAAAAGTGAATCTTTAAAAAAGAAGGCCTTTTTTCTAGGGCTTTTGGAATGGCTTGAAAATAGGCTTCCATCTTTAGATAGAGTTATATTAAAACATGCTCTAAAAAATGATATGATGGCTTCGCCAGAAATTCAAAAGAATATTGTGAGTGCTTGTGCACAAGAGACCATGAAAGCTATAATTGATGACATGGATGGAGATTATTTTAAGATATTAGTTGATGAGTCCAAGAATATTTCACACCATGAACAAATGGTCCTTGCTTTGCGGTATGTTGAAAAAAAATGCCAAGTGAACGAGCCATTTATTGGTCTTGTTCGTGTTAGTGATACATCTGCAAAGTCGTTGAAAGAAGCAATACTTTCTTTGCTAGTGAAACACTAA
- the LOC107786863 gene encoding uncharacterized protein LOC107786863: protein MSGEVQSWKGLNQERGLQRPGDTRWESHYKILDNFVILFSSIIHVLGVIECECDVNDRLQAEGKIKAFEFIFLLHLMLKVLIMSNELSKALQKKEQDIVNAMIFLDITNERMQEIRDERWETLMDEVSSFCAKHDILVHKMEEFYIPGKSKRRLSSVTYSHYLRVELFYAVINFPLLEFNSRFDVVSSNLLLGMASLNPANSFANFDKERIMTLVKHYPDEFGELKL, encoded by the coding sequence ATGAGTGGTGAAGTTCAAAGTTGGAAAGGATTAAATCAAGAGCGAGGGCTTCAAAGGCCAGGTGACACTCGTTGGGAATCACATTATAAAATATTGGATaactttgttattttattttcttctattattcATGTACTTGGGGTAATTGAATGTGAATGTGATGTTAATGATAGGTTGCAAGCAGAAGGTAAAATTAAAGCATTTGAATTTATTTTCTTACTTCACTTAATGTTGAAAGTGTTGATAATGTCAAACGAGTTGAGCAAAGCTTTACAGAAGAAAGAGCAAGATATTGTTAATGCCATGATATTTCTTGATATCACAAACGAAAGGATGCAAGAAATAAGAGATGAAAGATGGGAAACATTGATGGATGAAGTATCTTCATTTTGTGCAAAACATGATATTTTGGTGCACAAGATGGAAGAATTCTATATTCCTGGAAAGTCGAAGCGTAGGCTTTCTAGTGTTACTTATTCACATTACTTACGTGTTGAGCTTTTTTATGCAGTGATTAATTTTCCACTTCTGGAGTTTAATAGTCGTTTTGATGTTGTGAGTAGTAACTTGCTTCTTGGTATGGCTAGCTTGAATCCGGCTAACTCATTTGCTAATTTTGATAAGGAAAGAATAATGACATTGGTCAAGCATTATCCCGATGAGTTTGGTGAATTGAAGCTTTGA